The Betaproteobacteria bacterium genome includes a window with the following:
- a CDS encoding arylesterase: MKSRDQTTALLLRSLVVALLLSALAACGEKPPPLPKLGSDDVILAFGDSLTYGTGAGTEEAYPKVLAKLIGRQVVGAGVPGETTADGLERLPAVLDEVKPRLVLLCMGGNDMLRKVDFASIESNLRAMVQLAKARGIGVVLIGVPTPELFGGPPEFYDRIAKELSLPLEKKVLNDVLFDRSLKSDPIHPNATGYRHVAEALAGLLRKAGAV, from the coding sequence ATGAAGAGTCGAGATCAAACAACCGCACTGCTACTTCGAAGCCTGGTAGTCGCGCTTCTGCTGAGCGCGCTCGCCGCCTGCGGCGAGAAGCCGCCGCCGCTGCCGAAGCTCGGCAGCGATGATGTCATTCTCGCTTTCGGCGACAGCCTGACCTACGGCACCGGTGCCGGAACGGAAGAGGCTTATCCGAAAGTGTTGGCTAAGCTGATAGGCCGCCAGGTCGTTGGCGCCGGCGTGCCCGGAGAGACGACGGCCGATGGGCTGGAGCGCCTGCCCGCGGTGCTCGATGAGGTCAAGCCCAGGCTGGTGCTGCTATGCATGGGCGGCAACGACATGCTGCGCAAGGTGGATTTCGCGAGCATCGAATCGAATCTGCGCGCGATGGTGCAACTGGCAAAGGCGCGCGGCATCGGCGTCGTGCTGATCGGCGTGCCGACGCCGGAACTGTTCGGCGGTCCGCCGGAGTTCTACGACAGGATTGCGAAGGAGCTCTCTCTGCCGCTGGAAAAGAAGGTATTGAACGACGTATTGTTCGACCGCAGCCTGAAGTCCGACCCGATTCATCCGAACGCCACGGGGTATCGCCACGTGGCGGAAGCGCTTGCCGGTCTGCTGCGCAAGGCGGGCGCAGTCTGA
- a CDS encoding ABC transporter permease, giving the protein MKRGTLVVCQVGLLIGLFVLWHVLAATETLPKFFFGEPLVVLARVRDWFISGKIYPHLGVTLIETLLAFVIGTALGLVFGLWLALSDFAAKLLNPYITALNSMPRVILAPIFAVWFGLDIKSKVMLGITLVFFIVFFSVYNGVREVSPTILANARMLGANGRQLLRHVYLPSATAWVFSSLHASVGMAFVGAVVGEYLGSARGVGYLILQAEGVFDINTVFAGVLVLTACALVLDYAVTLAERRLLRWRPGSVSSAS; this is encoded by the coding sequence ATGAAACGTGGGACGCTTGTTGTCTGCCAGGTCGGGCTGCTGATCGGGTTGTTCGTGCTCTGGCACGTGCTGGCCGCGACGGAAACGCTGCCGAAATTCTTTTTCGGCGAACCGCTGGTCGTACTGGCGCGCGTGCGCGACTGGTTCATCAGCGGCAAGATCTATCCCCATCTCGGGGTAACGCTGATCGAGACTCTCCTCGCCTTCGTCATCGGCACCGCGCTCGGCCTGGTATTCGGCCTGTGGCTGGCGCTCTCCGACTTCGCGGCGAAATTGCTGAATCCGTATATCACCGCGCTCAATTCCATGCCGCGCGTGATTCTGGCGCCGATCTTTGCGGTCTGGTTCGGGCTGGACATCAAGTCCAAGGTCATGCTCGGGATCACGCTGGTGTTCTTCATCGTCTTCTTCAGCGTCTATAACGGCGTGCGCGAAGTCAGCCCCACGATACTCGCGAACGCGCGCATGCTCGGCGCAAACGGCCGGCAGTTGCTGCGACATGTCTATCTGCCAAGCGCGACAGCCTGGGTGTTCTCCAGCCTGCACGCCTCCGTCGGCATGGCCTTCGTCGGGGCCGTGGTCGGCGAATACCTCGGTTCCGCCCGCGGCGTCGGCTATCTGATCCTGCAGGCGGAGGGCGTCTTCGACATCAATACGGTCTTCGCCGGGGTGCTGGTGCTGACCGCCTGCGCCCTGGTCCTCGACTACGCCGTCACCCTCGCCGAAAGACGCCTGCTGCGCTGGCGACCGGGCAGCGTCTCTTCCGCTTCCTGA
- a CDS encoding type II toxin-antitoxin system HicB family antitoxin, protein MRYAIVIEKAEGNFSAYVPDLPGCVATGASVEEVESKIREAIEFHLEGMREDGTPIPPPASRVEYVDIAA, encoded by the coding sequence ATGCGCTATGCGATCGTAATCGAAAAGGCCGAAGGCAATTTCTCAGCGTACGTTCCGGACCTGCCGGGGTGTGTAGCTACCGGCGCCAGCGTTGAGGAAGTCGAATCCAAAATTCGCGAAGCAATTGAGTTTCATCTTGAGGGTATGCGTGAAGATGGCACTCCCATTCCGCCACCCGCGAGCCGCGTCGAATACGTCGATATTGCAGCATAA
- a CDS encoding potassium/proton antiporter, producing the protein MDFSNHAILIGAVMVLLSILASTLSARTGAPLLFVFLGIGMLAGEDGPGHIRFGDYQVAYLVGTMALAVILFDGGMRTRYETFRVGLWPAVSLATVGVVLTTAIVGYGASRILGLGLMEGMLIGAIIGSTDAAAVFSLLHAAGMRLKQRVGATLEIESGCNDPMAVFLTLSLIHIVGADQHAPGWSLLWHFVQQFGLGALTGIGGGKLLVWLLNRVTLASGLYPLLAMAGGLAIYAGTTVLDGSGFLAIYLAGLVLGNSRVHTAGNILRVHDGLAWLSQIALFLMLGLLVSPGALFDIGFGAIGVAAVLMFVARPLAVGVSLLPFRFPLREQVFISWTGLRGAVPIVLALFPVLAGLPLSSIYFNVAFFVVLASLLVQGWTVAPLADLLRLKLPKEHAPYYSEYVEVPGRAGLQLLGYRVNELSAAIGRTVIQLALPADVRVVAAFRDGKSLESISRLEVAAGDLVYVITPSEHLTVLDLLFVPADDLEESEQQRFFGTFTLNGDAPLGEVVEMYGGEVPQAISSMSLAQYIDRQFRRRPDVGDYVRFGKLNLVVREMREGQVSKVGIIVRDK; encoded by the coding sequence TTGGACTTTTCCAATCACGCCATCCTGATCGGCGCCGTAATGGTGCTGCTGAGCATCCTCGCCAGCACGCTTTCGGCGCGCACCGGTGCACCGCTCCTGTTCGTATTTCTCGGCATCGGCATGCTGGCCGGCGAGGATGGGCCGGGGCACATCCGCTTCGGCGACTATCAGGTCGCCTACCTGGTCGGCACCATGGCGCTGGCCGTCATCCTGTTCGACGGCGGCATGCGCACCCGCTACGAAACCTTCCGCGTCGGTTTGTGGCCGGCGGTGTCGCTCGCCACGGTGGGCGTGGTGCTGACGACGGCGATCGTGGGCTATGGCGCCTCCCGCATTCTCGGGCTCGGATTGATGGAAGGCATGTTGATCGGTGCCATCATCGGCTCGACCGATGCGGCGGCGGTGTTTTCGCTGTTGCACGCGGCGGGCATGCGGCTCAAGCAGCGGGTCGGCGCCACGCTCGAAATCGAGTCGGGCTGCAACGATCCGATGGCCGTGTTCCTGACCTTGTCGCTGATCCATATCGTCGGAGCCGATCAGCACGCACCCGGCTGGTCGCTGCTCTGGCACTTCGTCCAGCAGTTCGGGCTCGGCGCACTGACCGGAATCGGCGGCGGCAAGCTGCTGGTCTGGCTGCTCAATCGCGTGACGCTCGCGAGTGGACTCTATCCGCTTCTGGCCATGGCAGGCGGGTTGGCAATCTACGCCGGCACGACGGTCCTGGACGGCAGCGGCTTCCTTGCGATCTATCTCGCCGGACTCGTTCTCGGCAACAGCCGCGTACACACCGCGGGGAACATCCTGCGCGTACACGACGGACTCGCCTGGCTGTCGCAGATCGCCCTGTTTCTGATGCTTGGGCTTCTGGTCTCGCCCGGCGCGCTGTTCGATATCGGTTTCGGCGCAATCGGGGTTGCGGCGGTGCTGATGTTCGTCGCGCGGCCGCTCGCGGTCGGGGTATCGCTGCTTCCGTTCAGATTTCCGCTGCGCGAGCAGGTGTTCATCTCGTGGACCGGTTTGCGCGGCGCGGTGCCGATTGTGCTGGCGCTGTTTCCGGTCCTGGCCGGCCTGCCGCTGTCGTCGATCTATTTCAATGTCGCGTTCTTCGTGGTGCTGGCGTCGTTGCTGGTGCAAGGCTGGACCGTCGCACCGCTGGCGGACCTGTTGCGATTGAAGCTGCCGAAGGAGCATGCGCCTTACTATTCTGAGTACGTCGAAGTGCCGGGGAGGGCGGGGCTGCAATTGCTCGGCTATCGTGTGAATGAGCTGAGCGCCGCAATCGGCCGGACAGTGATCCAGCTCGCGCTGCCCGCCGACGTCCGCGTGGTGGCCGCATTCCGTGACGGAAAATCACTCGAGTCCATCAGCCGGCTGGAAGTCGCCGCGGGAGATCTGGTGTACGTGATCACGCCGAGCGAGCACTTGACCGTACTCGATCTGCTGTTCGTGCCGGCCGACGATCTGGAAGAATCCGAGCAGCAGCGATTCTTCGGCACGTTCACGCTGAACGGCGATGCGCCGCTGGGCGAAGTCGTAGAAATGTACGGCGGAGAGGTTCCGCAGGCGATCAGTTCCATGTCGCTCGCGCAGTACATCGACCGCCAGTTCCGCCGCCGCCCGGACGTGGGCGACTACGTGCGCTTCGGCAAGCTGAACCTGGTGGTGCGTGAGATGCGGGAAGGCCAGGTTTCCAAAGTCGGCATCATCGTCCGGGACAAATAA
- a CDS encoding ABC transporter ATP-binding protein translates to MKSSLGLEGVTCTFAARGGNAGYTAVADVNLAVLEGEFVSVVGPTGCGKSTLLNVAAGLLTPTRGSVTVFGEKLQGINRRAGYLFQSEALMPWRTALQNVTAGLEFRGGDAEEARARAAHWLKRVGLAAHGHKYPHELSGGMRKRVALAQTLILDPKILLMDEPFSALDVQTRSLMENELLNLWAQDRKSVVFVTHDLEEAISLSDRVVVMSAGPASRLIGEFAIDLPRPRDVSEIRLTPRFVELHKLIWQALRDEVQKAYAHSLD, encoded by the coding sequence ATGAAAAGTTCGCTGGGACTGGAAGGCGTGACCTGCACCTTTGCCGCGCGAGGGGGCAACGCCGGTTACACCGCCGTCGCAGATGTGAATCTCGCTGTGCTGGAAGGCGAGTTCGTGTCGGTGGTCGGCCCCACCGGCTGCGGCAAATCCACGCTGTTGAATGTGGCTGCCGGGCTGCTGACGCCCACGCGCGGAAGCGTGACCGTGTTCGGGGAGAAACTACAGGGCATCAACAGGCGGGCCGGTTATTTGTTCCAGAGCGAAGCGCTGATGCCCTGGCGTACGGCATTGCAGAACGTGACGGCCGGGCTGGAGTTCCGTGGCGGCGATGCGGAAGAGGCGCGCGCACGCGCGGCGCACTGGCTCAAGCGCGTCGGGCTCGCCGCCCACGGGCACAAGTATCCGCACGAACTCTCCGGCGGCATGAGAAAGCGCGTCGCGCTGGCGCAGACGCTGATTCTCGATCCCAAGATCCTGCTGATGGACGAACCGTTCTCGGCCCTGGACGTGCAGACCCGCAGCCTGATGGAGAACGAATTGCTGAACTTATGGGCGCAGGACCGCAAGTCGGTGGTGTTCGTTACGCACGATCTCGAGGAGGCCATCTCGCTGTCCGATCGCGTCGTGGTGATGTCGGCGGGACCGGCCAGCCGGTTGATCGGCGAGTTCGCCATCGACCTGCCGCGTCCGCGCGACGTATCCGAAATAAGGCTGACCCCGCGCTTCGTCGAACTGCACAAGCTGATCTGGCAGGCCCTGCGCGACGAAGTGCAGAAAGCCTATGCGCATTCGCTGGATTGA
- a CDS encoding transposase codes for MARPLRLEFAGACYHLTARGDRQEPIFEDDEDRLVFLDRLAKEVLQQGWRLYAFCLMGNHYHLLLDTPEPNLVQGMRRLNGVYTQAFNRRHGRVGHVLQGRYKSILVDRQSYLLELCRYVVLNPVRAGMVATVKDWHWSSYLPTAGAIPCPPWLAAEAVLDLFGQGAPARRAYERFVAQGLKQPSPWEQLKGQIYLGSDAFHARMHKRLPGTAPKGVSRRQLNPNRPGAQTVLRAVADAYGIAPAATLQRQSGPAFKQAVYLLRRRANLSLREVAAMAGLTIGRIAQIQSEIESLPVDETLNQIVAKL; via the coding sequence ATGGCCCGTCCGTTACGCTTGGAATTTGCTGGCGCCTGCTATCACCTGACTGCGCGCGGCGATCGTCAGGAACCCATCTTCGAAGACGACGAAGACCGGCTGGTTTTCCTCGACCGGCTCGCCAAGGAAGTCCTCCAGCAAGGCTGGCGGCTCTACGCATTCTGCCTGATGGGCAACCACTACCATTTGTTGCTCGACACCCCTGAACCGAATTTGGTCCAGGGCATGCGCAGGTTGAACGGGGTCTATACCCAAGCCTTCAATCGTCGCCACGGCCGGGTAGGCCATGTGTTGCAGGGGCGCTACAAGTCGATCCTGGTCGACCGGCAATCCTATTTGCTGGAGCTGTGCCGCTATGTGGTCCTCAATCCGGTGCGCGCCGGGATGGTGGCTACGGTGAAGGACTGGCATTGGAGCAGTTATCTGCCGACGGCGGGGGCGATACCGTGTCCGCCCTGGCTCGCCGCCGAAGCCGTGCTCGACCTGTTTGGTCAAGGCGCGCCTGCCCGCAGAGCGTACGAGCGCTTTGTGGCGCAAGGTCTCAAGCAGCCCTCTCCCTGGGAGCAGCTCAAGGGGCAGATCTATCTGGGATCGGACGCTTTCCACGCCCGGATGCACAAGCGTTTGCCCGGGACCGCGCCGAAAGGCGTCTCGCGCCGCCAGCTCAACCCGAATCGCCCCGGCGCGCAGACGGTGCTCCGCGCGGTCGCCGACGCCTACGGCATCGCGCCGGCTGCGACGCTACAGCGCCAGAGCGGGCCTGCATTCAAGCAGGCGGTGTATCTGCTGCGCCGGCGGGCCAATCTGAGCCTGCGGGAAGTCGCGGCGATGGCCGGGTTGACCATTGGACGGATCGCGCAGATCCAGAGCGAGATCGAATCGCTGCCGGTTGATGAGACGCTGAATCAAATCGTCGCGAAGCTATAA
- a CDS encoding ABC transporter substrate-binding protein, producing MMALREWLKTVAPALACVVALCANTTGAAVPEKTKVVLAVGGKTTLYYLPLTLADRLGYFADEGLDVEINDFPGGSRALQALIGHSADVVSGAYEHTIVMQTLAQKVQAFVLQGMNPGLELGIRKDRAAEYAWAKDLKGMKIGVSAPGSSTHMLVNHLLASVGLKQDDVSIIGVGTGPSAVAAMRSGQIDALSSVEPVMTLLERSGDMKIVVETITEKGVRDVFGGSMPAATLYARADFIEQNPHTVQGLTNAIVRALLWLQHSTTEDVLNTVPPEYLLGDKALYAASFERLRPTYSKDGMIPKKGVDNSYKVLLAHNAAVRRAPVVWINQTYTNAFVEKALQKYK from the coding sequence ATGATGGCACTACGTGAATGGCTGAAGACTGTGGCTCCGGCACTCGCGTGCGTTGTCGCTCTGTGCGCGAATACGACCGGCGCCGCCGTTCCGGAGAAAACGAAAGTCGTCCTGGCCGTGGGCGGCAAGACGACGCTGTATTACCTGCCGCTGACTCTTGCCGATCGCCTGGGCTACTTCGCGGACGAAGGCCTGGACGTGGAGATCAACGATTTCCCCGGCGGCTCGAGGGCATTGCAGGCACTGATCGGCCATAGCGCCGACGTCGTCTCCGGCGCCTACGAGCACACCATCGTGATGCAGACGCTCGCGCAGAAGGTGCAGGCTTTCGTACTGCAAGGCATGAATCCGGGACTTGAACTCGGCATCCGCAAGGACAGGGCGGCGGAATACGCCTGGGCAAAAGATCTGAAGGGCATGAAAATCGGCGTGTCCGCGCCGGGATCGAGCACGCATATGCTGGTCAATCATCTGCTGGCCTCGGTTGGACTCAAGCAGGATGACGTTTCGATCATCGGCGTCGGCACCGGTCCATCCGCAGTGGCGGCGATGCGCAGCGGGCAGATCGACGCTCTCTCCAGCGTCGAACCCGTGATGACGCTGCTCGAGCGCTCGGGCGATATGAAGATCGTGGTCGAAACCATCACCGAGAAAGGTGTGCGCGACGTATTCGGCGGCAGCATGCCGGCGGCGACGCTGTATGCGCGCGCTGACTTCATCGAACAGAATCCGCATACGGTGCAGGGGCTGACCAATGCGATCGTGCGCGCACTGTTGTGGCTGCAGCATAGTACAACCGAGGACGTGCTCAACACGGTGCCGCCGGAATATCTGCTCGGCGACAAGGCGCTCTATGCGGCGTCGTTCGAGCGCCTGCGGCCGACCTATTCGAAAGACGGCATGATTCCGAAGAAGGGCGTCGACAATTCCTACAAGGTATTGCTGGCGCACAACGCTGCCGTGCGGCGGGCGCCCGTGGTGTGGATCAACCAGACCTACACCAACGCCTTCGTCGAAAAAGCGCTGCAGAAGTACAAATAG